ctaaagtcaaaaggcaacatatgaatacaggcgcagttcatcacaaaatgtcaaagttgtcccaatattacgcagcaaaaagatgtataagttatcatgtttctttaaacatgtagcacaataatatacaacttatattttaataaaaacagccagattaatgaaaactagatgtacataattaagtatcagtataaagccattgcgtgattttgactggccgcgtgtcatttgaaagccatattatctcgtttcgtcacttttcgtcactgaaaaactgaccgattttaggaaccacttcagatttaaaaaaaaattgcgtttgtgacttttggtagtctcTCATTGTTTtaagcaatgaaagtatccctaaagtcatcctctctggaactagaaaatatggctttcaaatgacacaaagcaagtccatatcccgcaatgttttcagctgttggtcgctttagagttcctctatgcaacagcacgtctaacaatctaatgttctttacCTTTAAttcttttcatgacttaaacaaactgaattatggattgcagtaacagtaaagatgtgggccatattgtcagtaattttacatgttttaagcaaagatcccagtgcttcaacatcatcaggagtactgtgggcgttgcaggttgcctggagaacacgttcactagatcttccggtttgtgtgactgtccaggatacgatttttgaaaaccggcaaagagtcaacaaaactgcttacacaattacaaaacgtttcaaaacagagAGAATATCAAAACACAATCAAAGAGTCTATTTAAGAAATAGCAAATATTAATAAAGAAGCTAACCCTAACACACTGTGGGAAGTGATTAAAGGTCGAATACGAGATGACACAATCAAATATGCAagcaaaataaaaagaaacaaattacacgaggaaacacatttaaaatctaaaatcactgaacttgaaaaatatatttcCGAAAATCCATTCAACGAAGATAAAATCAATGCATTAAACGAAAAAACAGTATGATTACTTAATGGaagataaaataaaagaaatcttATTAAGGTCAAAGTCAGAATGTATTGAAGGGGccgaaaagaataaaaaaatattttgctgaTTTAGAGAAAAAAAGGCTGAGGAAAAaactatttatcaaataaaaaacgaaCAAGGGAAAATTTTAAACAACCAAAACGAAGTTCTAAAACATATTGCAGGTTATTATGAAAATTTGTATAAAGCAGATCACAAAATCGATATTTCAGAACCTACTTCCCTTTTCatcaattaatgcaataaaattgATAATGATAAACCAAACAACTTAAACGTACACTTATCAGAATACGAATGTGCAATTGCATTAAAGGAAATGAATAATAACAAAAGTCCTGGGCATGATGGTTTGTCAGTAAAATTTTATAAGATATTCTGGAACGATATAAAACCTTTTTTACTTAATTCTCTAAACTTCTCTCTTGATAATAATTGCCTAACAGATCTACAGCAACAAAGCATTATTACACTTTTACCAAAAAAGGGAACGATACATTATCCTTTAATAACTGGAAACCTGTCTCACTAATTAATGTTGACTACAAAATCGCATCAAAAAGCGTAGCAAATCGAATTAAAAGCCTTTTTAACAACATGATTAGCAATGCGCAAACTGGCTTCCTGAAAGGTCGATATATCGGTGAAAACGTTAGATTACTAGATGAGGTGATACatacagtaaataaaaaaaatgacccGGGTTTAATTTTcttatcggatttcaataaagcTTTCGACAACTTCGACAACCCCTGTATATTAAAATGCCTTCGTCACTGTGGCTTCAGTGACTATATTAATAattgggtcaaactattctatgaTAATGCAAAATCACGCATTACTAATAATGGCTACTTCTCAGAACTGTTCCAAATTAAAAGAGGAATTCGACAAGGCTGTCCATTATCaccttatttatttataatttgcatTGAAATTTTATCAATCGCCATACACAATGATCAAAACTTAAGTGGGATAAAAATAGgaaatatagaaacaaaacagacactTGTCGCTGACGACGCTTGTTTTCTAACAAATGGTTCACaaaaaagttttgaaaaaatatttcaacgttggATAACTTTAAACAAATATCCGGCCTTACATTAAATAGAACGAAATGTACCAGTTTACGCTTAGGATCTTTAAGGAATACTGAAATTGAATTTTGCAAAAAGAAACAATTTCATTGGAACTCAACCCAAGCGACATCATTAGGTATAACTTTCTGTAATAATCCCAACGAAACTATAGCATgtaatataatgaataaaatcCAACCAATAAAAAACTCTCTTAACTCTTGGAAAAAATGGAATCTTTCATTGATAGGCAAAATCACAGTCCTTAAAACATTTGCATTCCCAAAGATTGTTTATCCTCTAACCGTTCTCCAAAACCCACCCTCACATGTGATAAATCAACTGAAAACCACGTTTTTCAACTTTCTTTGGGACGGAAAGCCCGACAAAATTGCAAGAAATCAAATAATACCGGATTATAACGAAGGCGGATTAAACCTGTTcaatgttgaattatttttagaTGCATCAAAAGCTAGTTGGGTAAAACGTTTCATCCACGGAAAAGATTCAttgataattaaattatatagctCGATGCTTACACCGCATGGGGGAAACACAGTTTTCAAATGCAAGATAAGTCGAACAGATGTTGCCAAACTCAAAGTTACTTCAAAAGTTTTGCAACAAATTTAAGAAGCCTGGTCTAAAACAACATATAACGAAAATATAGATATCATTTCAATACAAATAATTTGGAACAATTCGCATATACAATGTAACAATCAAATGTTCTATTTTAAAGAATGGCATAACAGAGGCATACAATTTGTAGAGCATATTTACGATTTTCGAAATAAAAGATTTTATTCATTTGAAAAACTCCAAGAATTATATGATATTAacacacaatatgtattaaactTTTACTCACTTGTAAAGAGCATCCCAGTAGAATGGAAACAATCTCTTTCACTCGGGCATATATCATATACACCACCGAAATACTTTGTTGATCATATAACAGTTAAGACTAAATTATGCAAAGTAATGTACAAACGGCTTCTCAACGCGAACAAACCTACACAAATTAAATTTGTAACAAAGTGGAAAGAGCTTCTTAATACAAACACAATTGACAAAAAAAACTCTTCTGTCAAACCCCATTACTTACTGAAGATACTAAACTCAGAACTTACCAGTACAATTATATCACACACATTATACCAAATAATTCctatctgtttaaatgtaaacttgtagAGTCGAACATGTGCGATTTCTGTTCGGAAAGTTCAGATTCtctaaaacacatgttttgggaATGCAATGAAATTCCACATTTCTCGTCGGAAGTAACACTCATGATGTTGGGAATGTGAACATGTTACGACGCTTTCGCGCCATTGCGCGGAACGTCACGTGACGTTAACGTCATATCTGTGAGTTCGTTGttaatatacattaaaatttgaaatagaTTCAGAACTAGACACAACGCTTTCTTCCTTTTATACGATTACAagacattttggtgccgtgacaaACTAGTCAAGAGTCGAAATATGCAGCTGAACAAGCTCATTGCGATGCGCGACGGTCATCGTCGCCTTATATCCAGAGAATTAGAGGGATTCGACTCAACCGAGTTAACGACATCAGAGAACGAGAGATTTCTTCACCTGATTATGGAAGAAGCAGAAGAAGTGAGAACGCTGAACGATAAGATCGTCAACCATAACGATATCGAAGATTTATCATCAGAACTTGTCAAGGGAAAGTCATATTCATTCGACCTTGAGTTAAAGATACAAAGACTTAAAGATAATCTGAATAAACGTATCGGAAGCAAAGAAGAAATTACATCGAACGTTTCACAAGACGAAAACAACAGTGGGCAACCGAAATCCGATAGAGAAATTGTTTGCGCATTAGACAAAATACAGCCAGGTCTTCCAGAATTGAATCGGTACACACTTGAGGTATTTACCACGAAGAAGATGACCCACCAGAGTGTTTCGTTTCAAAAGTTGCCAAAATTATCTCTTCCGTCGTTCCACGGGGATATAGTAGAGTGGCAGACGTTCTGGGACAGTTTCGAATGTTCTGTACACCAAAACCAGGCATTATCAGAGTGCAGAAAGTTGCATATCTTCGTGCATTAGTTCATGGCGCAGCGAGTTAATGTATAGCGGGATTCCAGTTAACAAACGTGAACTATATGAAAGCTATCGAGCTACTAAAACAACGCTATGGACAGCCAGAAAAGAAAGTAGAGGTGCTGATGCAATCGCTGATCCAATTAGATCCATCAAAGAACACTCCTGATAGTCTtcaagcattttatgatagaCTAGAGACCAGCGTAAGAGGATTAGAATCACTAGAAGAGTGCCAACAGACATATGGAAATCTGTTGGTGCCTATCATAAGAGACAAGTTACCGACTGCAGTACCTCAAAGTATGGCACGTGATCATGGGACCAATCGCTGGAAGCTTCCCGACCTAAGATGTGCCATTGAGAAAGAGATTTCCATCATGCGAGAAGGCGACACACTGGAACTTCCGGTTTACGGCTCACATATGCCGACTGCGTCATTCCATACCGGAAGTAGATGTCCGAGGAAAAAACTCATGCCGTCAAGATCAGACGAAGACATTAAACATCGGAAGGTGACCTGTCATTTCTGCGATGGAGAACATTTTGCAACAAATTGTTACAAGACAACCAACGACAGGGTTCAAATTGTTTAACAGAAGAAATTGTGTTTCAACAGTCTGTCAAACTCACACCAAGTATCAATGTGTAAATCCCACAACAGATGTCGCAACTGTCAGCGGACACATCATACCGCCATCTGTGAGCAGAGGAATACGAGCTCTTCCCTGAATCCTGATGCCTCTCCATTCCAAGGCAGCGCTACGGGGCATACGATTCTGCATTCTTCCACACAGTCAAGATCTAATGTTCTCCTGAAGACCGCCGTTGGCAAAGTAAGTTCCGAAGACTGTATTATTGAAGCAAATATCTTGTTCGATGAAGGTGCTCAGAGAAATTTTATCACAGATACTTGCGAATGAATTAAATGTTAAAGAGACTGGTAAAGAGACAATCTACTTGGCAGCATTTTGTCATTCATCTCAAAATGTACAGATAATGAAAACCGCCACAGTGCACGTTATCACGGACCGGAAGGAGCGGATCCCGATTGACGTCCTAATTACGCCCACCATTGCCGTCCCGCTTCCGAACGTACAGAAAAACATCACGTCCTTATCGTACCTTCGATGTTTAAAATTAGCACACCCAGTTACTgctgtaacgtaatgtacatataatatatataataatagaatttatctcatagaaccttcgggtagggtatacatataatatatataataatagaaaaaattcatttgaaagagtgagttgtgtaacgtcatagaactttcgggtagggtatacatataatatatataataatagaatttatctcattgtacagtattgtgttgttattgtcgtgttattgttgtataaacaaactaatttaggaaatagaaccttcgggtagggtgtaataaaatttgaaaattgattatgtagatgtgtaatgtaatgggttataatgaatatattactttatgaaaagtcaatagaaatatttcagcgagatgtaactaacagaaaacataagaatcgtgactcgcaaaatgcatataaacaattagtaaatacattaagcGGGGAGGACCAGAAAACATaagattcgtgactcgtaaaatgcatataaacaattagtaaatacattaagcGGGGAGGACTGACATTCCGATacgtgttccaggtgtgaatacacctgtgaacacaaattggcttgtcaaattacataggggcccgcgagtacaggcggtgtaaaatctgtagggatcatacatcatctgtctatatacgtcaagatacacacgttgacgtccattacttgttgacaggcgtgggtcacgaattaagcgaatacacaacgggatcagtataaataaccctcaaaataggcagacgggacctcgctttctcttaggaattattcacgttatgttattaactttgactttgaaattattatagtacaattttggtgttagggaatagagtaaaataaaagaaatattttagacatcagagacttgttttatcttcactaaagtacatccgattacgtgacaCTGCTCATGAGACGTTTGATATTGCGATGCTGATTGGTGCAGATGCTTATCGGAAGATAGTTCAGAATCACGTTGTTAGAGGCAACGGACCAACGGCAGTACAATCAAAACTGGGGTATCTTCTTTCTGGCCCGCTGTTATACAAGCGAAGGGACAATACACCGAATGCTGAACATTATGACGTCACCTTTGAACACCGTTGACATCGAGCGATTTTGGAAATTAGAGTCCATAGGAATCACGCCGGAAGAGGAGGTGACTTCCGGTCCGAAAGAACTTCAGACATATATGGATACCTGCATATATTACAAGGATAACCAATACAGCTTGAAACTGCCATGGAAAGAAGACCACCCACTTTTACCAACGAATTATGATGTAGCCGTTAGTCGTACACAGAACATGATAAAACGTCTACGAACAGACCCGTACATGTTCCAGAAATACGACGATATTATAAATGAACAGCGAGAACGTGGATTTATAGAAACCGTTGACGAAAATTTAAAGACAGGCCAACCGGTTCACTATATTCCACATCACAGCGTGCGAAAAGAATCACTGACAACCCCGATACGAATAGTTTACGATTGTAGCTGTCGGAGATCGTCCAACGAACCCAGCCTAAACGACTGTCTTCAATCGACTCCACCGAAACTGAACGACCAAACTGGTATTTTTATGCGCTTCTGATTAAACAAGTACGCCGTTTCAACGGACATGA
This sequence is a window from Dreissena polymorpha isolate Duluth1 chromosome 16, UMN_Dpol_1.0, whole genome shotgun sequence. Protein-coding genes within it:
- the LOC127861830 gene encoding uncharacterized protein LOC127861830; translation: MTSPLNTVDIERFWKLESIGITPEEEVTSGPKELQTYMDTCIYYKDNQYSLKLPWKEDHPLLPTNYDVAVSRTQNMIKRLRTDPYMFQKYDDIINEQRERGFIETVDENLKTGQPVHYIPHHSVRKESLTTPIRIVYDCSCRRSSNEPSLNDCLQSTPPKLNDQTGIFMRF